In Oryza sativa Japonica Group chromosome 2, ASM3414082v1, the following are encoded in one genomic region:
- the LOC4331014 gene encoding large ribosomal subunit protein eL39y, producing MPSHKTFRIKKKLAKKMRQNRPIPYWIRMRTDNTIRYNAKRRHWRRTKLGF from the exons ATG CCGTCCCACAAGACCTTCCGCATCAAGAAGAAGCTGGCGAAGAAGATGCGCCAGAACCGCCCCATCCCCTACTGGATCCGCATGCGGACCGACAACACCATCAG GTACAACGCGAAGCGCAGGCACTGGCGCCGCACCAAGCTTGGGTTCTGA
- the LOC4331015 gene encoding ATPase 8, plasma membrane-type, which translates to MASISLEDVRNETVDLETIPVEEVFQHLKCSKQGLSAAEGQNRLNIFGPNKLEEKTESKLLKFLGFMWNPLSWVMEAAAIMAIVLANGGGRPPDWQDFVGIVVLLVINSTISFIEENNAGNAAAALMAGLAPKTKVLRDGKWQEQDASILVPGDIISIKLGDIIPADARLLEGDPLKVDQAALTGESMPVNKHAGQGVFSGSTVKQGEIEAVVIATGVHTFFGKAAHLVDSTNNIGHFQLVLTAIGNFCIISIGVGMIIEIIVMYPIQHRAYRDGIDNLLVLLIGGIPIAMPTVLSVTMAIGSHRLSQQGAITKRMTAIEEMAGMDVLCSDKTGTLTLNKLTVDKTLIEVYGRGLDKDSVLLYAARASRVENQDAIDTCIVGMLADPKEARAGIKEVHFLPFNPVEKRTAITYIDGNGEWHRISKGAPEQIIELCKMSKDAEKKVHTLIDQYADRGLRSLGVSYQKVPEKSKESEGEPWQFVGLLPLFDPPRHDSAETIRRALHLGVNVKMITGDQLAIGKETARRLGMGTNMYPSTTLLGDKSSEMSGLPIDELIEKADGFAGVFPEHKYEIVKRLQDRKHICGMTGDGVNDAPALKKADIGIAVDDATDAARSASDIVLTEPGLSVIVSAVLTSRAIFQRMKNYTIYAVSITIRIVLGFMLVALLWKFDFAPFMVLIIAILNDGTIMTISKDRVKPSPTPDSWKLKEIFATGIVLGTYMALITALFFYLAHDTDFFTETFGVRSIKTNEKEMMAALYLQVSIISQALIFVTRSRSWSFVERPGALLVIAFLAAQLVATCIAVYAEWEFCKMQGIGWGWGGAIWAFSVVTYFPLDVLKFIIRYALSGRAWNNINNKTAFVNKNDYGKGEREAQWATAQRTLHGLNQSSTSSDLFNDKTGYRELSEIAEQAAKRAEVARLRELHTLKGHVESVVKLKGLDIDTIQQSYTV; encoded by the exons atGGCCTCCATCTCCCTCGAGGACGTCCGCAATGAGACCGTCGACCTC GAGACGATCCCGGTGGAGGAGGTGTTCCAGCACCTGAAATGCAGCAAGCAGGGGCTGTCGGCAGCGGAGGGACAGAACAGGCTCAACATCTTCGGGCCAAACAAGCTGGAGGAGAAGACGGAGAGCAAGCTGCTCAAGTTCTTGGGTTTCATGTGGAATCCCCTCTCCTGGGTCATGGAGGCCGCCGCCATCATGGCCATCGTCCTCGCCAACGGCGGCGGGAGGCCGCCCGACTGGCAGGACTTCGTCGgcatcgtcgtcctcctcgtcatcaACTCCACCATCAGTTTCATCGAGGAGAACAATGCCGggaacgccgccgcggcgctcatGGCCGGCCTCGCGCCCAAGACCAAGGTGCTCAGGGACGGGAAATGGCAGGAGCAGGACGCGTCCATCCTCGTTCCCGGCGACATCATCAGCATCAAGCTCGGCGACATCATCCCCGCCGACGCGCGGCTGCTCGAGGGCGACCCGCTCAAGGTCGACCAGGCGGCGCTCACCGGCGAGTCGATGCCCGTCAACAAGCACGCCGGGCAGGGCGTCTTCTCCGGGTCCACCGTCAAGCAGGGCGAGATCGaggccgtcgtcatcgccaccgGCGTGCACACCTTCTTCGGCAAGGCGGCGCACCTGGTGGACAGCACCAACAACATCGGCCACTTCCAGCTCGTGCTCACGGCCATCGGCAACTTCTGCATCATCTCCATCGGCGTCGGCATGATAATCGAGATCATCGTTATGTACCCGATCCAGCACCGCGCGTACCGCGACGGCATCGACAACCTGCTCGTCCTGCTCATCGGCGGCATCCCCATCGCCATGCCCACCGTGCTGTCCGTCACCATGGCCATCGGCTCCCACCGGCTGTCGCAGCAGGGCGCCATCACCAAGCGGATGACCGCCATCGAGGAGATGGCCGGCATGGACGTGCTCTGCAGCGACAAGACCGGGACGCTGACGCTCAACAAGCTCACCGTCGACAAGACGCTGATCGAGGTGTACGGGCGGGGGCTGGACAAGGACTCGGTGCTCCTGTACGCGGCGAGGGCGTCCCGCGTCGAGAACCAGGACGCCATTGACACATGCATCGTGGGCATGCTCGCCGACCCCAAGGAGGCCCGCGCCGGCATCAAGGAGGTCCACTTCCTCCCGTTCAACCCCGTCGAGAAGCGCACGGCCATCACCTACATCGACGGCAATGGCGAATGGCACAGGATCAGCAAGGGCGCGCCGGAGCAGATCATCGAGCTGTGCAAGATGAGCAAGGACGCCGAGAAGAAGGTGCACACGCTGATCGACCAGTACGCGGACCGCGGCCTCCGGTCGCTGGGCGTGTCGTACCAGAAGGTGCCGGAGAAGAGCAAGGAGAGCGAGGGCGAGCCATGGCAGTTCGTCGGCCTCCTGCCGCTGTTCGACCCGCCGAGGCACGACAGCGCGGAGACCATCCGCCGCGCGCTGCACCTCGGCGTGAACGTGAAGATGATCACCGGCGACCAGCTCGCCATCGggaaggagacggcgcggcggctcgggatgGGCACCAACATGTACCCGTCGACGACGCTGCTGGGCGACAAGAGCAGCGAGATGAGCGGCCTCCCCATCGACGAGCTGATCGAGAAGGCCGACGGCTTCGCCGGCGTGTTCCCGGAGCACAAGTACGAGATCGTGAAGCGCCTCCAGGACCGGAAGCACATCTGCGGCAtgaccggcgacggcgtgaACGACGCGCCGGCGCTGAAGAAGGCCGACATCggcatcgccgtcgacgacgccaCGGACGCCGCCCGGAGCGCGTCGGACATCGTGCTCACGGAGCCGGGGCTCAGCGTCATCGTCAGCGCCGTGCTCACCTCCCGCGCCATCTTCCAGCGGATGAAGAACTACACCATCTACGCCGTCTCCATCACCATCCGCATCGTCCTCGGCTTCATGCTCGTCGCCCTCCTCTGGAAGTTCGACTTCGCCCCATTCATGGTGCTCATCATCGCCATCCTCAACGACGGCACCATCATGACAATCTCCAAGGACCGTGTCAAGCCGTCCCCGACCCCGGACTCGTGGAAGCTCAAGGAGATCTTCGCCACGGGCATCGTGCTCGGCACGTACATGGCGCTCATCACCGCCCTCTTCTTCTACCTCGCGCACGACACCGACTTCTTCACA GAGACGTTCGGGGTGAGGTCGATCAAGACGAACGAGAAGGAGATGATGGCGGCGCTGTACCTGCAG GTGAGCATAATCAGCCAGGCGCTCATCTTCGTGACGAGGTCGCGGAGCTGGTCGTTCGTGGAGAGGCCAGGGGCGCTGCTGGTGATCGCGTTCCTGGCGGCGCAGCTGGTGGCGACGTGCATCGCGGTGTACGCGGAGTGGGAGTTCTGCAAGATGCAGGGGATCgggtgggggtggggagggGCGATCTGGGCGTTCAGCGTGGTGACCTACTTCCCGCTGGACGTGCTCAAGTTCATCATCCGGTACGCGCTGAGCGGGCGGGCGTGGAACAACATCAACAACAAGACGGCGTTCGTGAACAAGAACGACTACGGGAAGGGGGAGCGGGAGGCGCAGTGGGCGACGGCGCAGAGGACGCTGCACGGGCTCAACCAGTCGTCCACCAGCTCCGACCTCTTCAACGACAAGACCGGCTACCGCGAGCTCTCCGAGATCGCCGAGCAGGCCGCAAAGCGAGCCGAGGTCGCCAG ACTGAGGGAGTTGCACACGCTCAAGGGGCACGTAGAGTCGGTGGTGAAGCTCAAGGGGCTCGACATCGACACAATCCAACAGAGCTACACCGTGTAA